From a single Streptomyces misionensis genomic region:
- a CDS encoding helix-turn-helix transcriptional regulator — MTDRRLWSYKEIAAHIKVQPDTVRSYRKHGLLPPPDHVEGGKPYWYADTVRAWVASRPGSRGRRAD; from the coding sequence ATGACCGACCGCAGGCTCTGGTCCTACAAGGAGATCGCGGCGCACATCAAGGTGCAGCCGGACACCGTACGGTCGTACCGCAAGCACGGGCTGCTGCCGCCGCCCGACCACGTGGAGGGCGGCAAGCCCTACTGGTACGCCGACACGGTCCGCGCCTGGGTCGCCTCCCGGCCCGGGAGCAGGGGCCGCCGGGCCGACTAG
- a CDS encoding IS481 family transposase yields MSHRNAPLTPTGRLRLARCVVDDGWPLRRAAERFQVSHTTAARWASRYRQLGEAGMHDRSSRPHHQPRRTPAAVEAQVLRLRREHRIGPLRLAARTGIAASTVHRILVRHGLPALAACDRATGEPVRRYERARPGELIHIDVKKLGRIPEGGGHRTQGRAEGRRNRTGVGYAYLHTALDDHTRLAYTEDLPDETATTCAGFLRRATAWFARQGVIVERVLTDNAWAYTKNTWRQTCRDLGISPRWTRPWRPQTNGKVERFHRTLLDEWAYIRPYTSDTERQAAFPDWLDWYNYHRPHTGIGGHPPASRVTNLSEQHN; encoded by the coding sequence GTGTCCCACCGTAACGCCCCGCTGACGCCGACTGGGAGGCTGCGTCTGGCCCGGTGTGTCGTGGACGACGGCTGGCCGCTGCGCCGGGCCGCGGAACGCTTCCAGGTCAGCCACACCACAGCCGCACGCTGGGCCAGCCGCTACCGGCAGCTGGGCGAGGCGGGCATGCACGACCGCTCCAGCCGCCCGCACCATCAACCCCGCCGCACCCCGGCTGCCGTCGAGGCACAGGTTCTGCGGCTGCGGCGCGAGCACCGGATCGGCCCGCTGCGACTCGCCGCCCGCACCGGCATCGCCGCATCCACCGTCCACCGCATCCTCGTCCGCCACGGCCTGCCTGCCCTGGCCGCCTGCGACCGGGCCACCGGCGAACCCGTCCGCCGCTACGAACGCGCCCGGCCCGGCGAACTCATCCACATCGACGTCAAGAAGCTCGGCCGCATCCCAGAAGGCGGCGGGCACCGCACCCAGGGCCGTGCCGAAGGCCGACGCAACCGCACCGGAGTCGGCTACGCCTACCTGCACACCGCCCTGGACGACCACACCCGCCTCGCCTACACCGAAGACCTGCCCGACGAGACCGCCACCACCTGCGCCGGCTTCCTACGACGAGCAACTGCCTGGTTCGCCCGGCAAGGCGTCATCGTCGAGCGGGTCCTGACCGACAACGCCTGGGCCTACACCAAGAACACCTGGCGCCAGACTTGCCGCGACCTGGGCATCAGCCCCCGCTGGACCAGGCCCTGGCGGCCCCAGACCAATGGCAAGGTCGAACGCTTCCACCGCACCCTGCTCGACGAATGGGCCTACATCCGGCCCTACACCTCAGACACCGAACGACAAGCGGCGTTCCCCGACTGGCTGGACTGGTACAACTACCACCGACCCCACACCGGCATCGGCGGCCACCCACCAGCCAGCCGCGTCACCAACCTGTCCGAACAGCACAACTAG
- a CDS encoding zinc-dependent alcohol dehydrogenase family protein, which produces MRAVLFEEFGKPAEVREVPDPAPAEHGVVVRVEATGLCRSDWHGWMGHDADIVLPHVPGHELAGVVEAVGARVTGWRPGDRVTVPFVCACGTCAACAAGDQQVCERQTQPGFSHWGSFAQYVALDHADVNLVAIPDGMAYATAAGLGCRFATAFRAVVQQGRAAAGQWVAVHGCGGVGLSAVMIAAAAGARVVAVDISPGALELARRFGAAHCLDARTVPDPAAAVRELTGGGAHLSLDALGSPVTCAASVNSLRRRGRHVQVGLLPSADGTTAVPMARAIALELELLGSHGMAAHTYPGMLELVRSGALRPDLLVTSVIGLDAAPAALAAMADAPGAGVTVVEPWA; this is translated from the coding sequence ATGAGAGCGGTGCTGTTCGAGGAGTTCGGGAAGCCGGCCGAGGTGCGGGAGGTGCCCGACCCGGCGCCCGCGGAGCACGGGGTCGTGGTGCGGGTCGAGGCGACCGGGCTGTGCCGCAGCGACTGGCACGGCTGGATGGGCCACGACGCGGACATCGTGCTGCCGCACGTGCCCGGCCACGAACTCGCCGGTGTGGTCGAGGCGGTGGGCGCCCGGGTGACCGGCTGGCGGCCCGGCGACCGGGTCACCGTGCCCTTCGTCTGCGCCTGCGGCACCTGCGCGGCCTGCGCGGCGGGCGACCAGCAGGTGTGCGAGCGGCAGACCCAGCCCGGTTTCAGCCACTGGGGCTCCTTCGCCCAGTACGTCGCCCTCGACCACGCCGACGTCAACCTCGTGGCGATCCCGGACGGCATGGCGTACGCCACCGCCGCGGGCCTCGGCTGCCGCTTCGCCACCGCCTTCCGTGCCGTGGTGCAGCAGGGGCGGGCCGCGGCCGGGCAGTGGGTCGCGGTGCACGGCTGCGGCGGGGTCGGGCTGTCCGCGGTGATGATCGCGGCGGCGGCCGGGGCGCGGGTGGTCGCCGTCGACATCTCGCCCGGCGCCCTGGAACTCGCGCGCCGGTTCGGCGCCGCGCACTGCCTGGACGCGCGCACGGTGCCGGACCCGGCGGCTGCGGTCCGCGAGCTGACCGGCGGCGGCGCCCACCTCTCGCTGGACGCCCTCGGCTCGCCCGTCACCTGCGCCGCCTCGGTGAACTCCCTGCGCCGCCGCGGCCGGCACGTGCAGGTGGGCCTGCTGCCCTCGGCGGACGGCACCACCGCCGTGCCGATGGCCCGCGCCATCGCCCTGGAGCTGGAACTCCTCGGCAGCCACGGCATGGCCGCCCATACCTACCCCGGCATGCTGGAACTGGTCCGCTCCGGCGCCCTGCGCCCGGACCTGCTGGTGACCTCCGTCATCGGTCTCGACGCGGCCCCGGCGGCGCTCGCCGCGATGGCGGACGCACCGGGCGCCGGCGTCACGGTCGTCGAACCCTGGGCGTGA
- a CDS encoding PrsW family glutamic-type intramembrane protease: MSHPPPPGAPRARIPGPQQPLPPFPRIGAGLWRRCLGAGLAVWAATACVTWTTRSTAPLPALVLLGGFLVPVAFVLWAYERHGRDLGVSAALGCFLAGGALGVLGAALAGSAVPHPSPDWLLTVALAEEAAKLGALAFTLRRQPGIRGTRAGLVLGAAVGVGFAAVESTGYALAAALATPWGRLEPELLRGLLAPFGQGLWTAVTGGALLALRRPDGRFRYAPPVVAACMGVALLHALADALRAVSPWLVVRLTGRGTEPGLFASGYPPQPSAAQQHLLTLVSAVGPALVTLVGAGWALSLVRRNPPWKNTP; this comes from the coding sequence GTGAGCCACCCGCCGCCGCCCGGCGCCCCCAGGGCCCGCATCCCCGGTCCGCAGCAGCCCCTGCCGCCGTTCCCCCGGATCGGCGCGGGACTGTGGCGGCGCTGCCTGGGCGCCGGGCTCGCGGTGTGGGCGGCGACCGCGTGCGTGACCTGGACGACCCGGAGCACCGCCCCGCTGCCCGCGCTGGTGCTGCTCGGCGGCTTCCTGGTGCCGGTGGCCTTCGTGCTCTGGGCGTACGAACGGCACGGCCGCGACCTAGGGGTCAGCGCGGCCCTCGGCTGCTTCCTGGCCGGCGGCGCGCTCGGCGTGCTCGGCGCCGCGCTCGCCGGCTCCGCCGTGCCGCACCCCTCCCCCGACTGGCTGCTGACCGTCGCCCTGGCCGAGGAGGCGGCCAAGCTGGGGGCGCTGGCGTTCACGCTGCGCCGGCAGCCCGGCATCCGCGGCACGCGGGCCGGGCTGGTGCTCGGCGCGGCCGTCGGCGTCGGGTTCGCCGCGGTGGAGAGCACCGGGTACGCCCTCGCCGCGGCGCTCGCCACCCCATGGGGCAGGCTGGAGCCGGAGCTGCTGCGCGGGCTGCTCGCACCCTTCGGACAGGGCCTGTGGACCGCGGTCACCGGCGGCGCGCTGCTGGCGCTGCGCCGCCCGGACGGACGTTTCCGGTACGCCCCGCCGGTCGTCGCCGCGTGCATGGGGGTCGCGCTGCTGCACGCCCTGGCGGACGCCCTGCGCGCCGTCTCGCCCTGGCTGGTCGTCCGGCTGACCGGCCGGGGCACGGAGCCCGGTCTGTTCGCGTCGGGGTACCCGCCCCAGCCGAGCGCCGCCCAGCAGCACCTGCTCACCCTGGTGTCCGCGGTCGGCCCGGCGCTCGTCACGCTGGTCGGGGCGGGCTGGGCGCTGTCACTCGTCCGCAGGAATCCCCCTTGGAAAAATACCCCCTAG
- a CDS encoding heavy-metal-associated domain-containing protein → MSAQTDTPASVTTVYKVTGMSCGHCEGSVSGEISQIPGVTSVRAVASSGEVTVVSEAPLDDEAVRAAVDEAGFELAGKA, encoded by the coding sequence ATGAGCGCCCAGACCGACACCCCGGCCTCCGTCACCACCGTCTACAAGGTGACCGGCATGAGCTGCGGCCACTGCGAGGGATCCGTCTCCGGCGAGATCTCCCAGATCCCCGGCGTCACCTCGGTGCGGGCCGTCGCGTCGAGCGGCGAGGTCACCGTCGTCTCCGAGGCCCCGCTGGACGACGAGGCCGTCCGCGCCGCCGTCGACGAGGCCGGCTTCGAGCTGGCCGGCAAGGCCTGA
- a CDS encoding heavy metal translocating P-type ATPase, producing MTSTTAQTPIAPGDAPSASEVELLIGGMTCASCAARVEKKLNRMEGVSATVNFATEKAKVSYGAGVEVADLIATVVKTGYTAEEPAPPRAEPEATAEETPGPDSELGALRQRLLVSVLLAAPVVLLAMIPALQFDNWQWLSLTLASPVVVWGGAPFHRAAWTNARHGAATMDTLVSVGTLAAFGWSLWALFFGHAGMTGMHDEFRLTVSRMDGASTIYLEVASGVVALILLGRYLEARSKRRAGAALKALLELGAKDVAVLREGREVRVPVSSLAVGDRFVVRPGEKIATDGTVVEGVSAVDASMLTGESVPVDVGPGDKVTGATVNAGGRLVVAATRVGADTQLARMAKLVEDAQNGKAEVQRLADRVSAVFVPVVILIALATFGVWLGTGDAVSAFTAAVAVLIIACPCALGLATPTALMVGTGRGAQLGILIKGPEVLESTRRVDTVVLDKTGTVTTGRMTLQAVYTADGEDEKELLRLAGALEHASEHPVARAIAAGAEERAGALPAVEHFENVPGRGVRGRVDGREVAVGRLYEDVPEDLARAAREAEREGRTAVLAGWDGRARGVLAVADAIKETSAEAIRELRALGLTPVLLTGDNRTVAESVAKAVGIDAEHVYAEVLPEDKVDVVRRLRREGRAVAMVGDGVNDAAALATADLGLAMGTGTDAAIEAGDLTLVRGDLRTAADAIRLSRRTLATIKGNLVWAFGYNVAALPLAAAGLLNPMIAGAAMAFSSVFVVTNSLRLRRFR from the coding sequence ATGACCAGCACTACCGCGCAGACACCCATAGCCCCGGGTGACGCGCCCTCGGCGTCCGAGGTCGAACTGCTCATCGGCGGGATGACCTGCGCCTCCTGCGCCGCCCGGGTGGAGAAGAAGCTCAACCGGATGGAGGGCGTCAGCGCCACCGTCAACTTCGCCACCGAGAAGGCGAAGGTCAGCTACGGCGCGGGCGTCGAGGTCGCCGACCTGATCGCCACCGTCGTCAAGACGGGCTACACCGCCGAGGAGCCCGCGCCCCCGCGGGCCGAGCCCGAGGCGACGGCCGAGGAGACCCCCGGGCCCGACTCCGAACTGGGCGCCCTGCGTCAACGGCTGCTCGTCTCCGTGCTGCTGGCGGCCCCCGTCGTGCTGCTCGCGATGATCCCGGCCCTCCAGTTCGACAACTGGCAGTGGCTGTCCCTGACCCTCGCCTCGCCCGTCGTCGTCTGGGGCGGCGCCCCGTTCCACCGCGCCGCCTGGACCAACGCCCGGCACGGCGCGGCCACCATGGACACCCTGGTCTCGGTCGGCACCCTGGCCGCGTTCGGCTGGTCGCTGTGGGCGCTGTTCTTCGGCCACGCCGGGATGACCGGCATGCACGACGAGTTCCGCCTCACCGTCTCCCGGATGGACGGCGCGTCCACCATCTACCTGGAGGTCGCCTCCGGCGTCGTCGCGCTGATCCTGCTCGGCCGCTACCTGGAGGCCCGCTCCAAGCGGCGCGCGGGGGCGGCCCTGAAGGCGCTGCTGGAGCTGGGCGCCAAGGACGTGGCGGTGCTGCGGGAGGGCCGCGAGGTGCGCGTGCCCGTCTCCTCCCTGGCGGTCGGCGACCGGTTCGTCGTACGGCCCGGCGAGAAGATCGCCACCGACGGCACCGTGGTCGAGGGCGTCTCCGCGGTCGACGCCTCCATGCTGACCGGCGAGTCGGTGCCGGTGGACGTCGGCCCCGGCGACAAGGTCACCGGCGCCACGGTCAACGCGGGCGGCCGGCTCGTCGTGGCGGCCACCCGGGTCGGCGCCGACACCCAGCTCGCCCGGATGGCCAAGCTGGTGGAGGACGCGCAGAACGGCAAGGCCGAGGTGCAGCGGCTCGCCGACCGGGTCTCCGCCGTGTTCGTGCCCGTGGTCATCCTGATCGCGCTCGCCACCTTCGGCGTCTGGCTCGGCACCGGGGACGCGGTCTCCGCGTTCACCGCCGCCGTCGCCGTGCTGATCATCGCCTGCCCGTGCGCGCTGGGCCTCGCCACGCCGACCGCGCTGATGGTCGGCACCGGGCGCGGCGCCCAGCTCGGCATCCTGATCAAGGGCCCCGAGGTCCTGGAGTCCACCCGCCGCGTCGACACCGTCGTGCTGGACAAGACCGGCACCGTCACCACCGGCCGGATGACCCTCCAGGCGGTGTACACCGCGGACGGCGAGGACGAGAAGGAGCTGCTGCGCCTCGCGGGCGCCCTGGAGCACGCCTCCGAGCACCCGGTCGCCCGCGCCATCGCGGCGGGAGCCGAGGAACGCGCCGGCGCGCTGCCGGCGGTCGAGCACTTCGAGAACGTGCCCGGGCGAGGTGTGCGCGGGCGCGTGGACGGCCGCGAGGTGGCCGTGGGGCGCCTGTACGAGGACGTTCCCGAGGACCTGGCCCGCGCGGCGCGGGAGGCCGAGCGGGAGGGCCGTACGGCCGTCCTGGCGGGCTGGGACGGGCGGGCCCGCGGGGTCCTCGCGGTCGCCGACGCGATCAAGGAGACCAGCGCCGAGGCGATCCGCGAACTGCGCGCCCTCGGGCTCACGCCGGTACTGCTGACCGGGGACAACCGGACGGTCGCCGAGTCGGTCGCGAAGGCCGTCGGCATCGACGCGGAGCACGTGTACGCGGAGGTGCTGCCCGAGGACAAGGTGGACGTGGTCCGGCGGCTCCGGCGCGAGGGGCGCGCGGTGGCCATGGTGGGCGACGGCGTCAACGACGCGGCCGCCCTCGCCACCGCCGATCTGGGCCTCGCCATGGGCACCGGCACGGACGCGGCGATCGAGGCCGGCGACCTGACCCTGGTGCGGGGCGACCTGCGCACGGCGGCGGACGCGATCCGGCTCTCCCGGCGCACCCTGGCCACGATCAAGGGCAACCTGGTGTGGGCCTTCGGTTACAACGTGGCCGCGCTGCCGCTGGCCGCGGCGGGGCTGCTGAACCCGATGATCGCGGGCGCGGCGATGGCCTTCTCCTCGGTGTTCGTGGTGACCAACAGCCTGCGGCTGCGCCGCTTCCGCTGA
- a CDS encoding citrate synthase encodes MSDNSVVLRYGDGEYTYPVVDSTVGDKGFDIGKLRAQTGLVTLDSGYGNTAAYKSAVTYLDGEAGILRYRGYPIEQLAERSTFLEVAYLLINGELPTVDELTTFKDDITRHTLLHEDVKNFYKGFPRDAHPMAMLSSVVSALSTFYQDSHNPFDEKQRNLSTIRLLAKLPTIAAYAYKKSIGHPFVYPRNDLGYVENFLRMTFSVPADEYELDPVVVSALDKLLILHADHEQNCSTSTVRLVGSSQANMFASISAGINALWGPLHGGANQSVLEMLEGIRDSGSDVDTFIRKVKNKEDGVRLMGFGHRVYKNFDPRARIIKAAAHDVLSALGKSDELLDIALKLEEHALSDDYFVERKLYPNVDFYTGLIYRAMGFPTEMFTVLFALGRLPGWIAQWTEMIKEPGSRIGRPRQIYTGVVERDFVPVEER; translated from the coding sequence GTGAGCGACAACTCTGTAGTACTGCGGTACGGCGACGGCGAGTACACCTACCCGGTGGTCGACAGCACCGTCGGCGACAAGGGCTTCGACATCGGGAAGCTGCGCGCCCAGACCGGGCTGGTGACCCTGGACAGCGGGTACGGCAACACCGCCGCCTATAAATCCGCGGTCACCTACCTCGACGGCGAGGCGGGCATCCTCCGCTACCGCGGCTACCCCATCGAGCAGCTGGCAGAGCGCTCCACCTTCCTGGAGGTGGCGTACCTGCTGATCAACGGCGAGCTGCCCACCGTTGACGAGCTGACGACGTTCAAGGACGACATCACGCGGCACACGCTGCTGCACGAGGACGTCAAGAACTTCTACAAGGGCTTCCCGCGCGACGCCCACCCGATGGCCATGCTGTCCTCGGTCGTGTCGGCGCTGTCCACCTTCTACCAGGACAGCCACAACCCGTTCGACGAGAAGCAGCGCAACCTCTCCACGATCCGGCTGCTCGCCAAGCTGCCGACCATCGCGGCGTACGCGTACAAGAAGTCGATCGGTCACCCGTTCGTCTACCCGCGCAACGACCTCGGCTACGTCGAGAACTTCCTGCGCATGACCTTCTCGGTGCCGGCCGACGAGTACGAGCTGGACCCGGTCGTCGTCTCCGCGCTGGACAAGCTGCTGATCCTGCACGCCGACCACGAGCAGAACTGCTCGACCTCCACGGTCCGCCTGGTCGGCTCCTCGCAGGCCAACATGTTCGCGTCGATCTCGGCCGGCATCAACGCGCTGTGGGGCCCGCTGCACGGCGGCGCCAACCAGTCCGTGCTGGAGATGCTCGAGGGCATCCGCGACTCGGGCTCCGACGTCGACACCTTCATCCGCAAGGTGAAGAACAAGGAGGACGGCGTCCGCCTGATGGGCTTCGGCCACCGGGTCTACAAGAACTTCGACCCGCGCGCCCGCATCATCAAGGCCGCCGCGCACGACGTCCTCTCCGCGCTGGGCAAGTCGGACGAGCTGCTCGACATCGCCCTCAAGCTGGAGGAGCACGCGCTCTCCGACGACTACTTCGTCGAGCGCAAGCTGTACCCCAACGTCGACTTCTACACCGGTCTGATCTACCGGGCCATGGGCTTCCCGACCGAGATGTTCACGGTCCTGTTCGCCCTCGGCCGCCTGCCGGGCTGGATCGCCCAGTGGACCGAGATGATCAAGGAGCCGGGCTCCCGCATCGGCCGCCCGCGCCAGATCTACACGGGCGTCGTCGAGCGCGACTTCGTGCCGGTCGAGGAGCGCTGA